The following is a genomic window from Hypomesus transpacificus isolate Combined female chromosome 14, fHypTra1, whole genome shotgun sequence.
TCACTTTAGGAATTTTGTGGATATCAGAATTCCCACACGTGGTTGGTCCCTTCAAATTATTTTTACTTTGCATCTACAGTACACTGTATTTTGTTGACATTGTATTGTGATAGAAACCAAAGCCAATAACCCACAACCTTAACCAATGCCTTGACCAATGTGAAATGCAACGTAAACGTGTTGTGCTAATTGAGCATTGTTGGAATATATGGTTTAATAACATGGTACTTTTAGGGAATAATATATATGATTTGGTTTAGAATAAGGGTGTATGACAGTGTCATAAAACCACTATGTTTGAGTTACTTCACCATGCACAGCCCTGATGTGTGGTCACGCCAACCTTCTTCTCTGAGGGACAACCAGTGCAAGAACTATGAGCGGATGATTATGTGATATCCATCTAATGTGGCATCCCATAATATGAGAGAACCAAAACCGTCCAAGTCGATCATGCCCTGTTTAATGAGGACAATGCCTGGAAGTTTGGTCCCGGGGTTACGTTGGCCTTCGCCATGAGCCAAGGCGAGCTGCTGTCGGCTGGGTAACTAGCGGCCTGTGAAAGACTTGGCCTGAAGGCTTGTCATGTTGAAAACTCTACACTTGTGTGAAAAGTATTTCTTAAATAAAAGAATAACATTTGGAGAGCTTGCAGAGTGATGCATCAGTGGTGCCGTGTGTGGAAACAGGATCCTCTGAgcttggagagagggagagctgggttgctacagggagagaggagaattcCCTCAGACAGACATCGGCACAGTTAAGCTTGGTGCAGATTCAACGATCGGTTAATCATCCACATGGCCTGACACCAAGACCAAGGGTCAAATCGACCTACTCGGATTGTATCCGTCCCATTGTAAGGCCAAAATAACATGTTTGTGAGAAGCAGTTATTTCTCTCCAACTGTTTCTGTGGAATCAGGAGAAAAAATTTCCCTTGGTGGAGGTAGGATTTCACTGGCCTGTGCTATAAAACAATAGCTACAACAGAAAGTAGGCGGACAGCTCTGAAAGGCTGTATACGGTGTGGTTATGTATATGGTTGTTCATACATTCATCAGTAGTTGACTTGGTTGCTAATCCTTGAAACTGTTTCTTCCATATCTACTTTTGGAGTTGTTTTGGCCTCAGGCAGTTGATCTTTGTGTCCCTTGACTTAGATATTTCTTCCACTGTAAAACGTTCTGGATCACAAGGCTAAATGGTATGGGGCTACTATTGTTATACTACTGTACAGACAATGTATTATTGAAACGGCCAACGGCTTTGTCTCCTTAGTTTATCCTATAGGAGGCGCCCAAGCGCTTTAATTTGTTTTGAAAAACACTCAAGTGGCTGGTTGAACTTCATGTAGTTAATAAATGCACATTGAAACATATATAGATGGCAAAATGAAGTGGTATTCAACAGACTATTGAAAATTGTGAAAATTGTCAAAAATTGTCAAATAATGTATTTGTCCGTGGATACAAGTAGGCTAGGAACAATGAAAcagaaaatgaaacaaaactatCAGTTCCTTTGGTTATCCGAATGACAACAGAAGTCAGCAAGGGTTGTCATGAGGTTTTGCAGGGATGCGGTGTGACAGATCATTGTTAACCGCAAGGGGAGCCCATGTCCCTTCTCCGGTGAACCACTCTTCTAGCAGGCGATGCGCAACTCCAGACGGAGCTTGGCACCCCCCGACAATATCATTCTACAGTAGAGTGAGCGACCCGGATCTAGGGAACCACACCGTTCCGGGGCGCTCTTAAAACCTTTCTTAATGCAACAAACTGCAAACTTTAGACTCGCGTACTATttgaatagatttttttttaagaaactgTTCCGTCGTTGAAAGACAGCGTACTAAAGCGAAACACTATAGGATACTTTTGGTGGTTACAAAGTCGTTGTAGAACTTGTTTGGTGCTAGTCTTCACTGCACCTGACTTTTAACGTGCAACTCGGTATCCCAAAATGATATAAGTTTGTTtcgaaaaagaaaacatttcttGAGCTATGAATCGTTTTTCAATTGTGGCTCCAAAGACAGAATCAATGGATAAATCATTTTGGAATACAATTCACTTTTGTCGAAGGCTTTAGGATAAACAATGCTGGTACCATTATTTAGGTTACTGTGCTTCTCGCTTTGGAGCGAGGATGTGATAGCTCACATTTACGGAGCGAACACAAAGACAACGATAACTCCTCGAAATTATGATACAGCTGGCAAAAACAGGAATTTGCACAACACTACCAGTGGTGGCCGGAGATGGTATGAAGCTTACGAGCGTATCAACGAAAAGAACAATAGACGGGCGCATGCTACAAGTGCATCATCTTGGAATTCAATGCGGACATGGATGAATTACATGAATGCATCTTATGGTTTTAAAAGAGTTGTGGACGAACGAAAGACGTCCAATGAAATGGCACTCGTCCGCTTGCCCAAGGATGGCAATGACCGGTGGCGCACGGAGGAAAAGTTGAACACCAACAAGCTAACTGTCATGAAAACGCACGGCGGTGGGCATGGTGATTTAAAGTTTTTAGCGAGGcataagagagggggaggtcacCGGAACAAGAAACGCATTTGCAGAAACAAAAGATGGGCCATTTACCGTTTTAAACGAAACGAGAAGGATGACAAGATAAAGGAGAAGAAAATAAGTCAGCCGTCCAACACCTCTGTGGATGAACCACCAACCACGTGGGAAACACTACCCAAACCAATGGCCCAAAATCAGTCAATAGACTTCCCAATTGATGACTATGAGCAGTTTACATTACCAGACGTAGGAGACAGCACACCGTTTGTTCCTATGAATACTAAAATAAGACGGAAAGTAGTCAAAAACCCGTTCTACCCTGTAACAGCCGAAGCATACGGCGCATATGCCATTATGATCATATCAGCCATAATTTTCACAGTGGGAATCATCGGGAATATTGCAATCATGTGCATAGTGTGTCACAACTATTATATGAGAAGTATCTCGAATTCCCTCCTGGCCAATCTAGCCCTGTGGGATTTTGTCGTCATCTTCTTCTGCTTGCCCCTGGTGATATTCCATGAATTGACCAAGGACTGGCTCTTGGGGGAATTCTCCTGTAAAATCATCCCCTACATTGAGGTAATAGCTGCTATCTGTAGGAAATTGTTTTGTGTCATTTTAAGAGAGTTGCAGCCAAGGGCTTCCTTTAACTCTAGGGGTGTATTCTATCATTGATGTATTAAGTAGGAATACGTGGACTTGGCTCGCTCATTGGTTTCTTACGTAGtgggtctgtttgtttgtttttattgtaaatgatTATATACATGTAATATGATGACTTGACTTGCTACCCTGCAGAAATTGTGGCATATACACAAAAGATACATACACCACACGGCCACACCCTGCCATGGTGCTTTTTGCTCTGGCTAGTGTCTGCAGTACATCAGACAATGGTAGGCCTAAGGTATACAGGGTCTAAATCCCTGGTTCTCCGGTGTCACCTCGACCTGGCGTTCCAGCTCAGGGAACTATCTGGAGCAGGAAACAGGCCCAGGGCAGCCTGCTCTGATGTCAGAGATGCTGTTACAGTCCCACTTTATCTCCCTCAAGCTGGTGTCTAGTTCTCAACCAGTACCTGCGGTGTTAGTTCGCAAGCCTCCCCTCAGGGCTTATAAAGGTAATGATAGCAAGTAGGTTCACGCCCACCGCTGCGTGATCTGCCCAGATGCAAGGCAGTGAGTCTACTCTGTCAACAAACTATTTGCAACATTGCAATGATACAGTAAGTGATAAGGTCACACGGAAGGAGGCAGGTGATCGTCACGGCACTGTGTAACGAGAGATATCTGTTATGATGTCATCTGTGGGCGTTCAGCTCTTACATAAGATCCATAACAAAGGCTAACGTGATGATCTTGGAGGTTGTGTTTTTGAAGATCATAGCCTAGCTTGAGAAACTTCCAGAAGTCAATGGGACTATTTGCTAATtggaatgaaaaagaaaaagccCAATCTCGATCATGTTCTGAGGGCATGGAAACAACAACATcaatttgaaaatgaattcaAGACCTTTATTTCTTACCAAGGCCCTCCCTAGTCAGAGACATAGGGGTTAATGCGGTTAGTATTCACTGCGACACGATGTGTCAGTGCTGCAAATGGTGATGGTGCGACTGTCTGGGAGGATGGTCCTAATCCCATATTCTCAAAGCTGCAGTGATGGACCTGAGCCGCTTCTCTCACAGGAAATCCCAGTTTACTGACACGGCGCTGAGCCGATCCACATCACTTAATGTGACACAagcaggcagggcaggaggcgggcaggggagggcagggcaggaggcgagcaggggaggggaggggaggaggcggcATAGAGGGTCAGAAGGCTGGGTATGAGGCTGGCAGGGCATGAGGCAGGCAGGGTTTGCACCC
Proteins encoded in this region:
- the gpr37a gene encoding prosaposin receptor GPR37, which codes for MLVPLFRLLCFSLWSEDVIAHIYGANTKTTITPRNYDTAGKNRNLHNTTSGGRRWYEAYERINEKNNRRAHATSASSWNSMRTWMNYMNASYGFKRVVDERKTSNEMALVRLPKDGNDRWRTEEKLNTNKLTVMKTHGGGHGDLKFLARHKRGGGHRNKKRICRNKRWAIYRFKRNEKDDKIKEKKISQPSNTSVDEPPTTWETLPKPMAQNQSIDFPIDDYEQFTLPDVGDSTPFVPMNTKIRRKVVKNPFYPVTAEAYGAYAIMIISAIIFTVGIIGNIAIMCIVCHNYYMRSISNSLLANLALWDFVVIFFCLPLVIFHELTKDWLLGEFSCKIIPYIEVASLGVTTFTLCALCIDRFRAASNVQMYYEMIENCASTGAKLAVIWIGALLLALPELLIRQLVTEDGDPPSMQPCERCVVRISTQLPDTLYVLGLTYDGARLWWYFGCYFCLPTLFTIGSSLATARKIRQAERAVVRGNKKQIQLESQMNCTVVALAILYGFCIIPENICNIVSVYMATGVPRRTLDILHLVSQLLLFCKSAGTPVLLFFLCQPFSRAFLDCCCCCCDECGPPRTSTTATTSDNENEHECTTTDLELSPFSTIRRETSPYTAVGTHCF